In Candidatus Eisenbacteria bacterium, the following are encoded in one genomic region:
- a CDS encoding VCBS repeat-containing protein, with protein sequence MRLLTTTLLVLGFIAAVAQSVHAETGSVRLILRSRAATPLAPGATNSLPAPLCYANQAWGDYDNDGDLDLLQTGSTSINDTLGVPQTLLYQNDGTGNFVPIATTLPKVWRGYVEWGDYDNDGMLDLLLTGQPSPNFRADSSITSIYHNDGNGAFSLAASGVPHFTRGSVGAWADFDKDGRLDIAITGGLAGQAASRIYHNNGDGTFTDVNAGVSQVRNGSVAWADFDNDGDFDLALPGWPYQPPTGSDPGIYANSWPTSGFVRKLDLYEYGQAFYADGAMTIADYNNDGLLDFFQVGPAPPRLYRNDGNFAFTRVVDDTTLAAGGGKWADYDNDGRPDLLNAFGNWVEDEYGIRHIQINVIYHNDNDSTFSWGLSWLPGLYYGDADWADIDNNGSLDFLVTGRDRYGVIHSQLGDLSLATPNTVPTAPTSLAAQWMGYGYRLSWAPASDAETPSAGLTYNVRVGTTPGGCDVVSPMSDASTGYRRIVALGNAQKTESWIVDVPPGTYYWSVQAIDGMYAGGQWAQEATFTAITSVDPPAAGSLSLSVHRGGANVGRVVFAVSLASSEPATLEIFDVSGRRVSTPISGTVAAGVHEVVWDRTDSGTTPQSGIYFARLRQAGQVRVARAVVL encoded by the coding sequence CGGCTGATCCTGCGGAGTCGCGCGGCGACGCCGCTCGCTCCCGGCGCGACCAACTCCCTCCCTGCGCCCCTGTGCTACGCGAATCAGGCATGGGGAGACTACGACAACGACGGCGATCTCGACCTGCTGCAAACAGGAAGTACTTCCATCAATGACACGCTCGGGGTCCCCCAGACGCTTCTCTACCAAAACGACGGAACCGGGAACTTCGTTCCGATCGCGACGACGCTGCCCAAGGTATGGCGCGGCTACGTGGAGTGGGGGGACTACGACAACGACGGGATGCTGGACCTTCTCCTTACCGGCCAACCATCCCCCAACTTCCGCGCCGACTCTTCGATTACATCCATCTACCACAACGATGGCAACGGTGCCTTCTCTCTGGCCGCAAGCGGCGTGCCGCATTTCACGAGGGGATCCGTTGGGGCATGGGCGGATTTCGATAAGGATGGGCGGCTGGACATCGCAATCACTGGCGGGCTAGCCGGCCAAGCTGCATCGAGGATCTACCACAACAACGGGGACGGGACGTTCACCGACGTGAACGCAGGAGTGTCACAAGTCCGCAACGGATCCGTAGCCTGGGCAGACTTCGACAATGACGGGGACTTCGATCTCGCCCTGCCCGGCTGGCCGTATCAGCCTCCGACGGGCAGCGATCCAGGGATCTACGCCAATAGCTGGCCCACTTCGGGCTTTGTGCGGAAGCTAGACCTGTATGAGTACGGACAGGCCTTCTACGCAGACGGCGCAATGACGATCGCGGACTACAACAACGATGGGCTCCTGGACTTCTTCCAGGTAGGTCCGGCACCACCACGTCTGTACCGCAACGATGGCAACTTCGCGTTCACGAGAGTGGTTGACGACACGACTCTCGCTGCGGGTGGAGGCAAGTGGGCGGACTACGACAACGACGGACGGCCGGACCTGTTGAACGCCTTCGGCAACTGGGTTGAGGATGAGTACGGGATCAGGCACATTCAGATCAACGTCATTTATCACAACGACAATGACAGCACTTTCAGTTGGGGCCTCTCGTGGCTGCCGGGACTGTACTACGGCGATGCGGACTGGGCGGACATCGACAACAACGGGTCGCTTGACTTCCTCGTGACGGGAAGAGACCGCTATGGGGTCATTCACTCGCAGCTCGGCGACCTCTCCCTCGCCACCCCGAACACAGTGCCGACGGCCCCGACGAGTCTGGCGGCGCAGTGGATGGGCTACGGCTACAGGCTGAGCTGGGCCCCGGCCAGCGACGCTGAGACACCATCTGCCGGGCTGACCTACAACGTCCGAGTCGGGACAACCCCGGGCGGATGCGATGTCGTGTCACCGATGTCGGACGCCAGCACTGGCTACCGGAGAATCGTCGCCTTGGGCAATGCGCAGAAGACGGAGAGTTGGATCGTGGACGTCCCACCTGGCACCTACTACTGGAGCGTGCAGGCGATTGACGGGATGTATGCTGGCGGGCAATGGGCGCAAGAGGCGACCTTCACCGCGATTACTTCCGTGGATCCGCCCGCAGCGGGCAGCCTGAGTCTCTCGGTTCACCGAGGCGGTGCCAATGTCGGGAGGGTCGTGTTCGCGGTGAGCCTTGCCTCGAGCGAGCCGGCAACCCTGGAGATCTTCGACGTCAGCGGCAGAAGAGTCTCCACGCCGATTAGCGGGACGGTCGCGGCCGGAGTGCACGAGGTCGTCTGGGATCGAACCGATTCAGGGACGACGCCTCAGAGTGGCATCTACTTTGCCAGACTTCGTCAAGCTGGGCAGGTGCGCGTGGCTCGCGCCGTTGTGCTCTAG
- a CDS encoding type IV secretory system conjugative DNA transfer family protein has protein sequence MLASSIERLTEQFYTWERRGRGWRVWDSPVELEPPFAPFRFHHVSRSPSDLDDGRVSTLWSRLTDRILGAGPSPADESEHAVLDEEDSEPGAIDDSEPLTELRWSLPPDHDVSPEEVEQFLLALPHLRRSVTFEVIGTAEAIAVQLVCAEADRSLVQQQVRGFFPASVLTTADGSLETAWQQQGGHSVVVEFGLSEEFMLPLRTLRRFTVDPLTGIGAAMSELEPGETAVLQVLFQPTREPWAESILRAVLDEGGSPFFLDAPEVTALAREKISRPLYACVVRVGVRSPDPQRAMLLARSVGWALNALTNPPANRLVPLANDDYPDEFHEQDLLRRLTRRSGMLLSCAELVSLVHPPSATVRLEKLVRESGKTRMAPAVATNHDYVLGTNMHAGKSTPVALSDDQRSRHLYVVGASGTGKSTLLLSLILQSLDRGEGLAVLDPHGDLIDEVVRRLPASRRDDVVLLDPSDGEYPVGFNILQAHSELERTLLASDLVSVFRRLSTSWGDQMTSVLGNAILAFLESGRGGTLVDLRRFLVEADFRREFLKTVNDSEVVYYWQKEFPLLSGKPQAPLLTRLDIFLRPKTIRYMVAQQDSRLDLRRIMDGGQVLLARLSQGAIGEENAYLLGTLIVSKLQQLAMSRQEQAAAERRPFYLYVDEFHNFVTPSMESILSGARKYRLGLVLAHQDLRQIQSRSVDVLNSVLSNPYARICFRVGDQDARTLADGFQHFDARDLQSLSTGQAIARIERSEFDFNLATTMLPLVDEAASTETRAHIVGRTRERYGRPRAEIEALLARSGAAQELESKRVEPPTPPSPPRRERAGAESPAVPAPLLPPSAVEIPTPASSPGRGGKQHKYLQSLICRWADTHDWRSTVEESVLDGLGNVDVALRKGEKGVAVEIGVTTSSDHEVENLQKCLAAGFGRVLHVAADQKTLKTMKRESAAILTEEQLGKVAYCTPENLFDVLDAADAETHVSEQTVRGYKVKVRIKPTTSATKTERHGVVSAVVAQAVKRMRKSKS, from the coding sequence GTGCTGGCCTCGTCGATTGAGCGACTGACCGAGCAGTTCTACACCTGGGAGCGGCGCGGCCGTGGTTGGCGGGTATGGGACTCGCCTGTGGAACTGGAACCGCCCTTCGCGCCGTTCCGCTTCCACCACGTGTCGCGGTCGCCTTCGGACCTTGACGATGGCCGCGTCTCGACGCTCTGGAGCCGGCTGACCGACCGAATCCTTGGCGCGGGGCCATCGCCCGCGGATGAGTCGGAGCATGCCGTCCTTGACGAGGAGGACTCCGAGCCCGGGGCGATCGATGACAGCGAGCCGCTGACGGAACTGCGCTGGTCGCTGCCGCCGGACCACGACGTCTCGCCCGAGGAAGTCGAACAGTTCCTGCTCGCATTGCCGCACCTGCGGCGCTCGGTCACATTCGAAGTCATTGGCACGGCCGAGGCGATCGCGGTTCAGCTCGTCTGCGCTGAAGCGGACCGCTCACTCGTCCAGCAGCAGGTGAGGGGGTTCTTTCCCGCGAGCGTCTTGACCACCGCCGACGGCTCCCTCGAAACAGCCTGGCAGCAGCAAGGCGGCCACTCCGTCGTCGTGGAGTTCGGGCTCTCCGAGGAGTTCATGCTGCCGCTCCGGACGCTGCGGCGCTTCACCGTCGATCCTCTGACGGGCATCGGAGCAGCGATGTCCGAACTCGAACCGGGCGAGACCGCGGTACTGCAGGTGCTCTTCCAGCCGACGCGCGAGCCGTGGGCGGAGAGCATCCTGCGGGCCGTCCTCGACGAAGGCGGCAGCCCGTTCTTCCTCGATGCACCCGAGGTGACGGCGCTCGCCCGCGAGAAGATCTCTCGACCGCTCTACGCCTGCGTCGTTCGCGTTGGTGTGCGATCTCCCGACCCTCAGCGCGCGATGCTTCTTGCCCGCTCGGTGGGCTGGGCCTTGAACGCGCTCACTAACCCGCCGGCAAATCGGCTGGTCCCGCTCGCCAACGACGACTACCCCGACGAGTTCCACGAACAGGATCTGCTCCGCCGCCTGACCCGCCGCAGCGGAATGCTGCTTAGCTGCGCCGAGCTTGTCTCGCTCGTTCACCCGCCTTCGGCCACGGTGCGGCTGGAGAAGCTCGTCCGCGAGTCCGGCAAGACGCGCATGGCCCCGGCCGTCGCGACCAATCACGACTACGTGCTCGGCACGAACATGCACGCGGGCAAGAGCACGCCGGTGGCCTTGAGCGACGATCAACGCTCGCGGCACCTGTACGTCGTCGGGGCCTCGGGCACGGGCAAGTCCACGCTCTTGCTCTCCTTGATCCTCCAGAGCCTCGATCGCGGGGAAGGCCTGGCGGTCCTCGATCCGCACGGTGACCTCATAGACGAGGTTGTGCGCCGGCTGCCTGCGAGTAGGCGAGACGACGTCGTGCTGCTCGATCCTTCCGATGGTGAGTACCCGGTCGGTTTCAACATCCTGCAGGCGCACTCCGAGCTCGAGCGAACGCTCCTGGCATCGGATCTCGTGTCAGTCTTCCGCCGGCTCTCGACGAGCTGGGGCGACCAAATGACGTCGGTCCTCGGGAACGCGATCCTCGCCTTCCTCGAGAGTGGCCGCGGCGGGACGCTGGTGGACCTGCGCCGGTTTCTCGTCGAGGCTGACTTCCGCCGAGAGTTCCTCAAGACGGTCAACGATTCGGAGGTCGTCTACTACTGGCAGAAGGAGTTCCCGCTCCTCTCGGGCAAGCCGCAGGCACCGCTCCTCACGCGCCTCGACATCTTCCTGCGGCCCAAGACCATCCGCTACATGGTGGCCCAGCAGGACAGCCGGCTGGACTTGCGGCGGATCATGGACGGCGGGCAGGTACTGCTGGCGCGGCTCTCTCAAGGCGCGATCGGCGAAGAAAACGCCTACCTCCTTGGCACACTCATCGTCTCCAAGCTGCAACAGCTCGCCATGAGCCGGCAGGAACAGGCCGCAGCCGAGCGCCGGCCGTTCTACCTCTACGTCGATGAGTTCCACAACTTCGTCACTCCGTCGATGGAGTCGATCCTCTCTGGCGCGCGGAAGTACCGGCTCGGGTTGGTGCTGGCGCACCAGGACCTGCGGCAGATTCAAAGCCGCAGCGTGGACGTCCTGAACTCAGTGCTGTCCAATCCCTACGCTCGGATCTGCTTCCGGGTCGGGGATCAGGACGCCCGGACGTTGGCCGACGGGTTTCAGCACTTCGATGCGCGCGACTTACAGTCCCTCTCCACTGGGCAGGCCATCGCCCGGATCGAGCGCTCCGAGTTCGACTTCAACCTCGCCACCACCATGCTGCCGCTCGTTGATGAGGCGGCCAGCACGGAAACCCGGGCCCACATCGTGGGCCGGACACGTGAGCGCTACGGCCGGCCGCGGGCGGAGATCGAGGCGCTGCTGGCTCGCTCGGGCGCTGCCCAGGAGCTAGAATCGAAGCGCGTCGAACCACCGACGCCACCGTCGCCCCCGCGACGGGAACGTGCCGGGGCCGAATCCCCCGCGGTCCCGGCACCACTTCTGCCACCTTCTGCCGTCGAGATCCCGACGCCGGCGTCGAGCCCTGGACGCGGCGGCAAGCAGCACAAGTACCTGCAGTCCCTCATCTGTCGGTGGGCCGACACTCACGACTGGCGCTCGACGGTCGAGGAGAGCGTCCTCGACGGCCTCGGCAACGTCGACGTGGCGCTGCGGAAGGGTGAGAAGGGGGTAGCGGTCGAGATCGGCGTCACCACCAGCTCCGACCACGAAGTGGAGAATCTTCAGAAATGCCTCGCCGCCGGCTTCGGCCGAGTGCTGCATGTCGCGGCGGATCAGAAGACGCTGAAAACCATGAAGCGCGAATCGGCCGCGATCCTGACCGAGGAGCAGCTGGGCAAGGTGGCCTACTGCACGCCCGAGAACCTGTTCGACGTGCTCGATGCCGCCGACGCCGAGACCCACGTGAGCGAGCAGACGGTGCGCGGTTACAAGGTGAAGGTCCGTATCAAGCCGACAACGAGCGCGACGAAGACCGAGCGACACGGCGTGGTCTCGGCAGTGGTTGCGCAAGCAGTGAAGCGAATGCGGAAGAGCAAGTCCTGA